GTGCTTCAGCGCCGACATCTGGTCATGGCCTTCGCGCACCGAGGTAAAGGCGGTCTGAATCAGCTGGCGGACTGCGGGGTCGAGATCGTCGTCCTTCAGCGCGCTTTCGAACTTCGCCTTGATGTGATCCTCGCCGCGCTCGACCTCGGCGACGACCGCCGAATCGTCGCGCTCGCCGGTCAGCTTGTCCCGCAGTCCGAGGAAAGCGCGGTGCGCCGACGCAAGCACGGTACCGTCGTCCTCGGGGTTGCCGCCAAGTTCGCGGACCTTCGCCTGGAAATTCGCGACGATGGTCTGACGCTCGTTGGCGCGGCTCAGAAACTGGTCCCGGAACTGCGCGGCATTGGCTTCTTCGGCGGCCTTGCGATAGCCATCGACGCTGTCGAGCGTTGTCGCGATCAGCGAATTGAGCGTTGAGACATTCTTGTTATCGAACATTGTGATATCCTTCTGGGAGGGGGCGCCATCGAAGTTTCGAGGGCCGTACGATCCCCAACCACTGCCGCGCGCGAGGGTTGCGAAGGGCGGGCGGAAACTAACCTGCATCATGACGATAGGGCGGCTGACGATGTCACGCAGCCTCGAACCGAACTGCCGCAACTTAAGCCGCGGCGCCGCGTACTGCTGGCAACCCGTCTCCTGACGCCCTATCGTCTCAAGGATGTCAGGAGACGCGGCCAATCATTCT
The Sphingopyxis macrogoltabida genome window above contains:
- a CDS encoding PA2169 family four-helix-bundle protein, producing the protein MFDNKNVSTLNSLIATTLDSVDGYRKAAEEANAAQFRDQFLSRANERQTIVANFQAKVRELGGNPEDDGTVLASAHRAFLGLRDKLTGERDDSAVVAEVERGEDHIKAKFESALKDDDLDPAVRQLIQTAFTSVREGHDQMSALKHGLNAS